Below is a genomic region from Actinoallomurus bryophytorum.
CCTTCAGCCCGGCCGGTGTGACCAGGTCGGAGTAGGTCCGCGGGTCGTGGTTCGCGACGAAGTCGTACGGCGCGCCCTGCGTGTCGATCAGCTGGATCAGCTTGATGCTGGTCCTCTTGTGGAGCGCCCGCAGGTTCGAGGTCTCGAACGACTGGATGAAGACCTTGTCGTTCCTGCCCTTGAAGCCGTACTGGGCGAGATCCTTGAGCAGCTCGTCCTCCAGGGGCAGCCCGATGCTCCGGAAGTAGGTCGGGTGCTTGGTCTCGGGGTAGACGCCGACGTGGTGGTCCTTGGCGATCTGCAGCACCTCGTCGAGACTCGCGACGGGGTCGGTGCCGTCGAACGCGCTGCTGCCCTGCCGCAGGTCCGGCAGACGCTCCTTGAGCCGCAGCGTACGAAGCTGGGCGTAGGTGAAGTCCTCGGTGAACCAGTCGGTGTGCGCCACACCGTCGATCGTCTTGGTCTTCTTCAGACTCGCGAACTCCGGATGGTTCGCGACGTCCGTCGTGTCATTCAGCCAGTTGTCGTGCCGCGCGACCAGGACATGGTCCTTGGTGGTCACGATGTCCGGCTCGATGTAGTCGGCGCCCATCTCGATGGCGAGCTCGTACGCGCTCTTGGACTCTTCGGG
It encodes:
- a CDS encoding glycerophosphodiester phosphodiesterase; this encodes MSLSRRLLAGGLALVTAGTAYAAFASSSGAASAPAAPQARQGARLPIVIAHRGASEYRPEESKSAYELAIEMGADYIEPDIVTTKDHVLVARHDNWLNDTTDVANHPEFASLKKTKTIDGVAHTDWFTEDFTYAQLRTLRLKERLPDLRQGSSAFDGTDPVASLDEVLQIAKDHHVGVYPETKHPTYFRSIGLPLEDELLKDLAQYGFKGRNDKVFIQSFETSNLRALHKRTSIKLIQLIDTQGAPYDFVANHDPRTYSDLVTPAGLKGIAQYAYGIGPGLTRIIPVDASSHALPPTTLVADAHHAGLAVHPWTVRPENSFLPVEYQEGNPGSPSFPKAEGDASRLLADFYKLGVDGIFSDDSALAVSTRHRVFG